DNA sequence from the Trichormus variabilis 0441 genome:
CATCATCAGTGCAACAACTTCGCTACTAGAGGCGAGTTTACCTACTTCTCCCTTGTCTATCTCTTGTAAAGCTGCATCTAATCTATCAACTGCGATCGCGCGCCAAACCCAAGTGGGAATTGTCTGTTGCCAGCCGTTCTGCTGAGTGACAATTGGCCCGGCGATGTATTGAACAATTTCACGGCTTGCTCCTGCTAGATCGAGTAGGCTGGCTGTTACAGTTTTGTTAATCCCTTGGCTGGTTAGTAACTGAAGTATCTTTCTAGTGCTAGGGTTTAATATTTCGCTAGCTTTTTGGTTTTTACTGTTGCGGATGGTTTCTTCGACATCGAATAAACTGTGCTGCTGGTTCATATCTTTTATGTGTAATCTTTTATGTGTAAACAAATACTGCCAGCTAGAAATACTTCTAACTGGCAGTGCTTTTTGATAATGAGTGGGTTTTGTTATGGCAGAAGTAGGCTATCCCAAACGCTTCTGGGCGTAACATGATGCAGCAATTGCTTTCTTGCCTGAGTGAATTTAGCTAGTAGCTTAGTGCTTTTTAATTTCTGCCACCAGTTGTATTGCAGGTAGGTAAGCAACCATAACTGCGTCTGGTGATTCCAGCTTGAGATGGAGTTACTCAAACTGAGTGCCTTGAGGATATCGTCAGGAGGTACTTCCAGTTCCTTTGTGATTTCTTGTGAGATGGAAGCTAACATTTTAATATTGGCGATCGCTTGACCAGGACTGCCCGAACTGATAGCTAGTATTTTTTCTGTTGCCTCAATCTGTTGGTCTTTAAGAACAGAAATAACCTCCTCATCAGTTAACCTTTGGAAAGGTATGATTTGACACCTACTCTTGATAGTGGGTAATAGTTTTTGAGGATAGGATGAGATCAGAATAAACGTTCCAGTTTTAGGTTCTTCCAGCGTCTTGAGAAGTTTGTTAGCGGCAGTAGGGTTGAGCATATCTGCTTCATAGATAATCACTACCTTTTGCTTGCCCTCGACTGCACTAGTTGAGAGAAATTCAATTACCTCGCGCATTTGTTCTACTCGGATAGCAGGGACACTTTTCTGCTGGGAGGTGTTTTCGGTATAAGTTGGTTTGATTTGTAAGATGTCTAGATGTTTAGATTCTCCTGCGCTCGCCGTCCCTTGCGCGTCTCCTTTAGGAGGAGGCAGGTGTTTCGCCATCGCGGAGCGACTTCCTCTTGAGAGTATTGCATTTGCGAATGCCAAGGCAATTTTTCCTTTGCCCACTCCCTCAACTTCGCTGCTAAATAGGTATGCGGGAGCAATTTGATTACGTTCGATTGCTTCAGTTAGTAAAAGTTTGGCGGTATGCTGTCCGATGATTTCTGTAAATAAATCGTTTTTCATATCATGCAAATTTCGATAATTCGACTAATTAAATTGTTAGTGCCGCTTTTGAGTTCCGTTTCGAGTTGTAAAAGTAAGGTAAGGCTGTTTTTCAGTTTTTGAACGCCTACAAACTTGATTTCATCTTTGAGGTAATACAATCTTTTAGGGTTTTTCACTTCGGCTATTTCTGCAATCTTTATGTCAGATAATCTAGCTTCTACACCAGCTTTAGTTATTAGCCAAGTACGAAAAAATGACGTAAGCGTTGCTACTATTTTGAGTGGATGTTCATTACTATCTAGTAGTTTATCCACCTGCGCTATTGCCAAGTTTGAATGATTCCTTAACATAGCAATAGTAAGCTTTTGGTAGTCAGTATTGTGATTACTAACTAATTGTTTTATCTCCTCAAGAGAAATAATTTTTTCACTTGCATAGACAGCAAGTTTAGCAAATTCGCTATCGACTCGTGCAGTGTTATTACCAATTGCTTCGACTAGATAATCAGTCACATCTGGTGTAAATTTAACTTGGTGGATAGCTGCATACTTCCCTATCAAATTAACTATCCCCTTTTTATCCCAACAAGGAACGAGAGGAAACTCTTCTTGTTGAGCATATTTTAGGATAGTTTTTACTACTGTTCTACGGGAATCTGGCTTTTTGTTACTAGTAATTAAAAGAATGTTACTTGCAGGTATTCGAGAAAGTTGATTTTCAAGTTCTTGGTTATTATCCTCATTTGATAAACTTCCAATTAAATGATCGCTGTCTGTATGAACAATTTTGTTACCCTCTCCAAAGGGTAAAGTCATAACCTCAGTAAAAACCTTGGCAGCAATATTTTTCTCATTTCCAGATAGCTTGATGTAGTTGAAATCTTTCCATTCAGCATGAACATTTTGATTCACCAAATGGTCTATTTTTTGGTTGAGCGAATAGGTATCTTCGCCGTAGTATAGGTATACTGGCATCACAGATTAGATAAACATCTAATCATCATGCGTTAGTCATAAGCGGTGGTTAAAAAAAGAAGAGTTAGTATTAACTCTTTCTGCTTGCTTGGTATTTATTATGTGTGACCAGTAAATACCTTACTTAACTTTGTGCTGGTTGTACGAAATTTTGAATTGAGTCTTTCTCAATATGGTTCTCTACTGGTTTATTACCCAATTATTTGCGCCAAGAATCTAACTGTTGAAGATACTCTATTACTCCACTAGAACCAGCTACCTCGTATAGTGTAATAGCTGTTTCCCATTCCTTTAAGCTGGCTTGTTTCTCTGAGAGAATTTTGACTATAGCTTCGGGAAGTTTAGTGTCTTTATCACTCCCTAAATTTAGGTGTGATGTGTTTTCTAGTAATATTTCTTGTCCACATAGAGTAACACCATCATCTTCTATATTTGTAGTATGAATTTGAACATTAATCTCTGATAAAGGAAGAGTATATTGAAGAAATTTTTTAACTTTTTTGGTTTTAGTATTTCTCCTTTTTGGGTTAATGATAACTGGGTTATTTGGTTCTGGAACTTCGTAACATTGGGGGAGTTCTAGAGAGAGTTGACCTGTTAAATGCCATGATGCGCTTCGTTTTTCTGGTGGAGTAATGCGATAAGAAAACTCAGCTGTTTTCCTGGGGTCGCCAGACTTTCTTAGTTTAACCCACATATTGTAGCTGATAATTCCTTGGATGTAAGTTTTTGGGTCTAATATTATTGGGTTTGTGTTTTCCCACCACTCAATTTGAACTACGCGATCGCCATCCAATTCGTAGATAGTTCTAACTCTGGCATTAGGATGAGACGAAAGGAATGAGTTTACCCAAGCCCTTTGCTTTTTATTAAGCCTGGGCTTGCGAGAAGAGGATTTATTTTTCATTACTTACAGACAAATCAGAATGTATGAATTTGAAAAACCTTCATATTTAGTGGCTTCAAAATTTACCTAAAATCTCAACTTTGTTCATTTAGAAAAGAGATAATTGACGTTTGTTACTTTCTAGTGTTGTAGGAGCAGCTATTTTGAGAATTTCTTCTCGCCTTTTTTCAATAAGATGAAGATAGTATTGACGTGAGTAATTCTCATTACTGCTGATATTGGTTATGCCGCTAATTCCGTAATAGTAAGTGACTACATCTCCAGGTTTCCCTAGTTTGAGTATTTCTTTTTCGCCCTCTTTAATCTTGCGTGTAATTGCAAGTTTTTCTTTTGGATATTCCCTTGATAAAATCTGGGATTTGATGTGTGCATAATAATCTTCTGCTGCTGATACATTTTGAATTAGCAGGGTTAAATACTCAATAGAAAACTCTTTCTCTAGTTGAGAGCGATCGCGGTTGCGCCAGTTGCCTTTAGTGATAATTTTCCCGTCTGGAAGCCATAAAAGGTAATTTTTGGTTCCCCGTTCGGGGATAAACATAGCGTCAGCGATAAACTCTAGCTTGACAGTTATCCCTTTAGGCAATTGAGATTGAAGTAAACTACGTACCTCTTCTGGGTTGGAATGTGTGAAAAACACTCCATCGGTGTCAACTTCCACAGGAGTACCACCGTGCCGAGTGATAATTTCAATCATTAGCTTGAGTACTTTTCGACTGTAGGCTGTAACTAATGCAGCAGCCTCCATATCATTGAAGGCGAGTTCAGAGGTGCCGAAGAATCCAAACTCGGAGTTAGCTAAAACCTTGACTGATTCTCTTTTTTCCTTAGCAGCAATATCTCCAGCAGATGCAAGTTGTTCCAACCTAAATTTTTCATTCACCAAATATTGCAGAATACTTAGCCCAATACGTTCTGTATCTTTAATTGAGCAAATACCCTTGTCTAGCATTGCCCAAGGGTGCATTGAGCTAATATCTGCATATCCAACCCTTCTATACAGTCCAGGAATAGAGTAAGCCATCCCTCCTTGGAATTTGTACTTGCGATCGGGTTTTGGTTTATAACCTGGATAATGATGCTCAAATATTCGCTCCCATTTAGTACCATTACCAGCAAGTGTTAGAGGCTATTTATAAAGTAAATCTAAAAGTGAGTATAAAAGTAAGCTTGGAGGTATAGGATACATGAAATATAGTGTATTTACATAGCTACTCATGGGACGAAAGTCTTACCCCACAGACTTAACTGATATGGAGTGGGAAATTCTGGCTCCATTGATTCCACCAGCCAAAGAAGGAGGGCATCCACGCACAACGGATATGCGTGAGATATGCAATGCTATCTACTATCACTTGAAAACGGGATGCCAATGGAATATGCTTCCGGGGGACTTTCCACCCAGTTCAACTGTTTACAGTTACTACCGCAAATGGCAGCGCAAAGGAGTCTGGGAAAAATTAAACCATACACTGCGCGGACAAGTTCGCACAAAACTAGGCAAATCAACGCAACCCACAGCGATCGCCGCAGACAGTCAGTCGGTCAAAACTGACCAAAAAAAGGGGAAGTGTACGGTTTTGACGGGTGTAAAAAGGTAAAAGGAAGAAAGCGGCAGACTCTAGTTGATAGCCTGGGACTGTTGTTGAAAGTTGTTGTCAGTGAAGCCAATGCGCCGGAACGGGTACTTGCTGCCTACGCATTAATGGAACTTTTAGAGGAGCGTCCGGAATTACTGGAAAAAGTTCAAGTCATGTGGGTTGATTCCGGTTACGACGGCGATAAATTTGCTCTTTCAGTTTGGTTGATGATCCAAGCACATGTTGAAGTCATACGGCGTACTGAGCAAGAATTCCGGATTTTGCCCAAACGTTGGGTAGTCGAAAGAACATTTGGCTGGTTGAACCAATATCATCGTCTCAGTAAGGATTATGAGCATCTTCCAGAGATGAGCGAAGCAGCTATATATGCTGTAATGACTAGGATTATGCTACGTCGTCTTGTATCCTAAAGATTTACTTTATAAATAATCTCTTAGCTGCTGGAGATTCATTTCCGGTACAATTAGTGCTTCATAATAGTATGAGGGTACAAGTCTATTCGCAATTAGCCGGGTGTCTTCGAGGTCGTAAATAAGATACTCTTTTAGGCGTTTCCATCCCTTACTGTTGGGGCCATCTTTCCAACAAGCGAGGATTTCCTCATAGGGAAGAACTAGCCTGGTGTTCTGGCGCAGTCCCATGTCCAATACAGCCTTTTTGAGCGATCTGCCGTTAGTTAGCTTTTTGGCTATGAAATCCCACCTCAGAACGCAGATATAAATGTCTACGTGTTGGCTATTTCGGATGAATACCTCCTGAATTTTTAGTGGCTCACCCCGTACTTGGGCGGTACGAATAGTCCGAGATTTGGATGCAACTTGAAATGGGTGTTTTATACCGTGCAAGTTGCATCGCGTAATAATAAATGGAATATCAAATGCCATCCCGTTATAGGTGAAAATGACATCTGGATTTCTTTTACTGAGATGGTTGATAAATTTGGTCAGTATTTTAGCTTCTGAGATATCCATGAAAATAGTAGAATATCCCCTTGAATCCATACAACCAATAGCATAAATACGGCTTTCAAATGGGTTTATTCCTGCTGTTTCGATATCAACAAATATTTGTGAAAGTTCCTGATACGGCTTGAGTTGTATTTTGGGCTGCCAAGGTTTTATTGGAGAGGGGTCTTTCCAATAAATGTTTAGTTTATCTTCATCGACAAAGATTATCCCTTTAGATTTCTTCACAAAATCTCTGTGGTTATAACTCATGAATTAGAGATTTTTCTAATGGTGAATGAGGTATTTTTTGCGTCAAGGATGTATTGCGATGCTTGGGGATATTGCCTGAGAAAGTATTCCAAATCTTGAAGATTGGTAATTGTAAGTTCCTTGTTTTCCTCGTAATAGTGAATAATCGGATACTCCAGGTGACAATCTCCCTTAATAGATTTCACTTCAGGAATAGCTTCAATATCATAATCAATTCCATTGATTTGTATTTTTATGTGAGACAAATAAATTAAGTTAATAAACTCTTCGAGAGTGGTTATATCTTTAAAATTATGCTTATTCATGTTGATATTAATTTTTAACTATCAACTTAACTGCGTATGCTGCTGTGGTAGTAAATGTTTATTGATTTGATTATTTAATTAAATAA
Encoded proteins:
- a CDS encoding DNA polymerase III subunit delta' → MKNDLFTEIIGQHTAKLLLTEAIERNQIAPAYLFSSEVEGVGKGKIALAFANAILSRGSRSAMAKHLPPPKGDAQGTASAGESKHLDILQIKPTYTENTSQQKSVPAIRVEQMREVIEFLSTSAVEGKQKVVIIYEADMLNPTAANKLLKTLEEPKTGTFILISSYPQKLLPTIKSRCQIIPFQRLTDEEVISVLKDQQIEATEKILAISSGSPGQAIANIKMLASISQEITKELEVPPDDILKALSLSNSISSWNHQTQLWLLTYLQYNWWQKLKSTKLLAKFTQARKQLLHHVTPRSVWDSLLLP
- the holA gene encoding DNA polymerase III subunit delta produces the protein MPVYLYYGEDTYSLNQKIDHLVNQNVHAEWKDFNYIKLSGNEKNIAAKVFTEVMTLPFGEGNKIVHTDSDHLIGSLSNEDNNQELENQLSRIPASNILLITSNKKPDSRRTVVKTILKYAQQEEFPLVPCWDKKGIVNLIGKYAAIHQVKFTPDVTDYLVEAIGNNTARVDSEFAKLAVYASEKIISLEEIKQLVSNHNTDYQKLTIAMLRNHSNLAIAQVDKLLDSNEHPLKIVATLTSFFRTWLITKAGVEARLSDIKIAEIAEVKNPKRLYYLKDEIKFVGVQKLKNSLTLLLQLETELKSGTNNLISRIIEICMI
- a CDS encoding DNA polymerase I-like protein, coding for MAYSIPGLYRRVGYADISSMHPWAMLDKGICSIKDTERIGLSILQYLVNEKFRLEQLASAGDIAAKEKRESVKVLANSEFGFFGTSELAFNDMEAAALVTAYSRKVLKLMIEIITRHGGTPVEVDTDGVFFTHSNPEEVRSLLQSQLPKGITVKLEFIADAMFIPERGTKNYLLWLPDGKIITKGNWRNRDRSQLEKEFSIEYLTLLIQNVSAAEDYYAHIKSQILSREYPKEKLAITRKIKEGEKEILKLGKPGDVVTYYYGISGITNISSNENYSRQYYLHLIEKRREEILKIAAPTTLESNKRQLSLF
- a CDS encoding IS5-like element ISAva7 family transposase (programmed frameshift), which produces MGRKSYPTDLTDMEWEILAPLIPPAKEGGHPRTTDMREICNAIYYHLKTGCQWNMLPGDFPPSSTVYSYYRKWQRKGVWEKLNHTLRGQVRTKLGKSTQPTAIAADSQSVKTDPKKGEVYGFDGCKKVKGRKRQTLVDSLGLLLKVVVSEANAPERVLAAYALMELLEERPELLEKVQVMWVDSGYDGDKFALSVWLMIQAHVEVIRRTEQEFRILPKRWVVERTFGWLNQYHRLSKDYEHLPEMSEAAIYAVMTRIMLRRLVS
- a CDS encoding 3'-5' exonuclease; translated protein: MSYNHRDFVKKSKGIIFVDEDKLNIYWKDPSPIKPWQPKIQLKPYQELSQIFVDIETAGINPFESRIYAIGCMDSRGYSTIFMDISEAKILTKFINHLSKRNPDVIFTYNGMAFDIPFIITRCNLHGIKHPFQVASKSRTIRTAQVRGEPLKIQEVFIRNSQHVDIYICVLRWDFIAKKLTNGRSLKKAVLDMGLRQNTRLVLPYEEILACWKDGPNSKGWKRLKEYLIYDLEDTRLIANRLVPSYYYEALIVPEMNLQQLRDYL